In Amblyraja radiata isolate CabotCenter1 chromosome 30, sAmbRad1.1.pri, whole genome shotgun sequence, a single window of DNA contains:
- the LOC116989789 gene encoding nuclear factor 7, brain-like, whose amino-acid sequence MASKEQVVKLTEETVCPICLDFFTDPVILECGHNFCRSCITQSWDREEKNSCPECREEFADRTLKVNRALARLAEKARTLSLNTEEKESKLHCEEHQEELKLFCETDKKLICVICAAGREHRKHRFMQIDEAVETYKDQVKSSIQSLTTNKSAIQEMEEQQKQKISQVREQSQSLKSHVTSQFAELHQILVKKEQRILGEIKEDEEKILSPMEKNLQDIQENLNSIEEELSTQQGRMEQTDIVLFLKEEAGRKRRISDEGQTLSLRDGAILDEKFHHPFWLNAVLKDIVVANHQGKTFGFLTSYVGDIFKL is encoded by the exons ATGGCTTCTAAAGAGCAGGTCGTGAAATTAACAGAGGAgacagtttgtcccatctgcctggatttcttcaccgatcctgtTATCCTGGAGTGTggtcacaacttctgccgctcctgtatcacacagagttgggacagggaggagaaaaactcctgcccggaatgtagagaggagtttgCTGACCGCACCCTCAAAGTtaatcgggccttggcgagactggctgagaaagctcgaacactgagcctgaatacggaagagaaggaaagtaaacttcactgcgaggaacatcaggaagaactgaagctgttttgtgaaacggacaagaaactgatctgtgtgatttgtgcagctgggcgggaacacagaAAACATCGTTTCATGCAGATAGatgaagctgttgaaacctacaag GATCAGGTTAAATCATCCATACAATCTCTGACAACAAATAAATCAGCCATCCAGGAAATGGAAGAGCAACAGAAGCAGAAGATTTCCCAAGTCCGG GAGCAGTCACAAAGCCTCAAGTCTCACGTCACAtctcagtttgctgaactgcaccagattctcgtgAAGAAAGAGCAGCGCATTCTCGGAGAGAtcaaggaggatgaggagaagATTCTAAGtccaatggagaaaaatcttcaagacattcaagagaatttaaactcTATTGAGGAGGAACTCTCAACGCAGCAGGGGCGAATGGAACAAACAGACATCGTGTTATTTCTGAAG gaggaagctggtcgcaagaggaG AATTAGTGATGAAGGCCAGACATTGTCACTGAGAGATGGTGCCATACTGGATGAAAAATTCCATCACCCCTTCTGGTTGAACGCTGTGTTGAAAGATATCGTTGTTGCCAATCACCAAGGTAAAACATTTGGATTCCTTACTTCTTATGTGGGTGACATATTTAAGTTGTAA